The Vigna unguiculata cultivar IT97K-499-35 chromosome 11, ASM411807v1, whole genome shotgun sequence genomic sequence GTATATTTACAAGTGAGCaatagagagaagaaagggTGAATCTAGGAAAATTCTTGGGAAGAGGTAAGGAGGTCATGAATGTCTTGGAGCGAGTTGCGACCGAGTCGAAGCGCTTCCAGAACTCGCTGGAACACGATGACGTGGCAGGGTATTCGGAGCACACCCTTCTGTTCGTACCCGTATTCCTGCGCGGACCGGTTCAGGAGCTTCACGAAAACCGGGTGGTTCAGCAGCTCCGCGCTCACCACGAACCGCTCCATCTCCTCGCCCACGTAGACCGGCACGTGCCCCACGGGAACTCCCACGTGCCGGCGGAGGGACCCGGCGCGGCGCGGCCGCCGGGAGTCGGAGCGGAGGAGCGTGTACTGCGAGGAGTCGCCCACGCGCGAGAGCTTGCGAATCAGCTGCTTCATCGCTTTCTGAGCCAGatttagagagagagagagagagagagagagagagaaggataaaaattgaaactttgtGATTTGGGTGAGAGTGAAGAGAATGATGATGGTTGAAGTTTGGAGAATGAAAACTGTGGTGGGTGTGAGGTGGATGTGAAGGGGGAATTTATAGAGCAAGGGTTGTCTTTGcgttgtgtgtgtgtgattaTGAATGAATGGTGATGATGATGCAGACCAATGAGGCAAGTTTTTGAGGTACAGGTAAGCGTACTTGGCAGGTACATGAGAGAGAAACAGAAAGAGAGAGTAAATAAACTCAGAAAGcgaaattctttttttttttttaatgtaatcactttttgttttttacttcctacgtttttatatatatttttttggatgATGGAATATGCTTGTGTTTTttctttagaaataaaattttttcttctttacatgatatatattatatatttatttatttatggttagaaaaaaaaaagaaaaaaagtttcgtaacttttttttaaaaaattgctatagtttttttttttaaaatttttgtttgactaattttaatttattatctttatcAAGTTGgtgttatgtttttaagaaGGGAGTTAATGTAGTCACTCTCTTTCAAATTTGATGATAATAAGAGTTGAATGAATGAGGTATGATATAATTAAGTAATAACATGGTTATTATAAATGTGTAATAGttaagaattaatttattttggagAAATGAATCAGAGGGGAATATCAAAtagtaaaatgaaattaaaaagattacaaaaaaatatgaaaaataataatacaagttactaaaaataaaaaaattgaacagaGTATTTTTATTAAAGGAAAGTAAGAAAATactatacatattattattgatattaatatttgttcCGGGTAGGTGcaacatttattatatatttaaatttatgaaattttgatacCTCTTGTGTAAGTATTTCCTTATAGAAAATCGTTTCTATATCCAAACTTACTTATTTAAAAAGGCATTAACAGCCGGtttagaaattgattttttaaggTCAATTCAgtgattaattttattgaacgataaaattatcataaataatataataaattaacttCAGTTTGAGGCGTGCCAAATATAAACTTTTAGTAAATATATCGCCGCAGATTTATTAATGAAAGGTTATGTCCCATGATTAGAAATTACaacaaaattgaataaagaCAACAAAAAGGTTTACcatgatttatatattattaattctttttaagaaataatattaaaaaatgccTAATTACGATGATTAAATGATAGAAGGTCTCTTTTCTTTCTAGATTTAGGGAaattgtcaaatttcttaactTTTGTTCAAAAATACGAATATATACTAAATAATTCATATAGTTACTAAAAATCTTAGCTGCAAATAGATATATTTAggctttttattgttttgttaaattattttacgaATACAAGAAATTCCTAAACATaaagttgttttgttttttgtgagAAATTCTCATAGAGgaagttgagaaaaaaaaatacaacgtAGCAAGTGATATAAGATGTGTCTATAAAATTCCTAAACCTAACTTTCCGTGCATTTTACTTTGCATCTCTCATCTCCTTCTCCACCACGatacttgtttattttaatttacacacacacacacagagcACAGTTTTAAATTCTTCATAGGCTATTTCCAACCCAATGCCTCctattttcttagttttgacACATTTTAAATTGAGGTTTTATTTATCGGACgtcacttatttttattatttatcatgtgagacatttgttttcttcaattatgGTTATACTTATCAACAGTTATACTTAAGTAGTTTTCTTCTTAAATATTAAGGTTACAAAACTTTTCAACATGGTTTTTTTGTTTAGTAACAGTGTTGTAGTTtaggtaattattttattcCCTATAAAAAAAGACATATTAGATCAATTCTTTAGCTCATATTATATCAGttttaaaattgatgtaatCCAGCCAATGTAATAAGCGAAAATATTTTACATCGATTAATCTCACAACGAGTGTAAAATTGGACGATCCTGAAATAGATAACACTCGCTCCACAACATCGTAACAATGTGCTTTGTTGCCACACTTTCAACACCATGTTCGCTATCCCCACCACGCATCTTGATTCCTCGCATATCTTCAATTTTCATTCCTTTGTAGAAAACATCTTTCCACTGGCTTGagaatcttcttcatcatcaacACACTCATGTTCGAAGTGCAAAGAAGCTTTAAGAACACCTTAATTGCTCCCAAATACACAAACTTCATGTTGCTCCGTCTCAGATATGAAATTGCCACAAGGCACAACAACTAGTTCTTGATTAGATATGGTCTTTCTTTGATATTATCAGTTTCAGCAATTTGGATGTTAAACCTTCCTTCTCTGCTATCAACTGCTTCGATTCCACATTTATCGCGATCGATGCCAAAAACTTAATCAATGTTATCTTGCGACATGGCTCCTTTATTAGAGAGCAATAAGCAGAAAATCTAGACTCTGATTTTCTGCCTTGCCCTACCTCCCCAATATCAAGTTTTTCAGCCCTTCACGATCTaccatatttttaataacaaaatccAACGTTATAACGACCTGTTTGAGGAACTCGAACCACCATTAACATTTTGAGGAAGCCAAGCATTAGAGACATAATGCATTTCATTGTGGCGAGAAATCgtggttttcttttgaatattGTGCATAATGGGTGATTTTGGGGATTGATTCGAAGCGGTTGTCAGTGCAAGTCGAAGATAGCGAAGTGGATTTAGCCTTTGGAGGTAAGGGATTTGAAGTGTGTCGAAGTAGGGGAGTGAGGCGAGTAGTGGGTGGTGGAAGGAGTCGAACCAAATCTGCATGACCCACTGTAAGGTTTTGATTGGCAAGTGTTTACATACTACATTGGTTCCACTCCACAAATGATGTAGtatctttgttttttatttattgttttaaaaaataaaagatattgcATTGATTCACGTTTACAACCAATGTAATATTGGTCCCAAAATTATGAACATGCCACCATGTTTTTGTTTACATCGATTTTGTTGCAACCAGTTCAAAATGTTGttgtcatttttatattttgcactagtaattttattaacttgttGATGGATCAAGATGTCATTAATTTAAGGTTCTGATTGTTATAGTATTGATTGTCAAATAGATATTGAGttttcaattatattcataCACATGTAAGCACTTACCaatctttaaaagatatttcatGGATGTCAAATTTATGATTACAAAACTTTTCAATATAGTTTTGTTCAATAATGGTACTGTAGTtgagataataattttattttactaaattgaAATGAATTGTCCTTAATTTAAGGTTTTAGTTGTTATATTATTgattatcaaataaatatattagttGATTATATTCGTACATATGTACCCAACTCTCCAGATAAGGGTTAGGATGTAGTTATTGTTATAGTCAAAAGTTATGTAATTTTAGACTATTCATAAATGCAAGAAGGATTATATTAAGATGTTTTTTCTTATTGAGAGGTACAAGTGCTTGACTTATTTCTTAAGTTATAGGTGTCATGATTTAAATGGTTCAATTTATCTAGAATTCGATCTACACAATTACTGACATTTGACAATGCATAGTGATACCATGGAATCCATGTGCATGAAGGTTGGATTATTCTTGGATGCATGAATGTTAGTATTAGGTTTGGGTGCACATAGGTTGAAATCATGTTTTGAGATCGTGTTGTCAAGGATGTTCAGACAACCATAAGTAGGTAAGTTGTTCCTTTATAAAGAATGTTTGTGTAACAATTTTATGAAATCAACTTTTTAATCACTACTGCATGTGATCAATCCTAGGTGATCCAAAATGGATCAATAATTTGGTGAACATAAAATCTTTGAGGACACAACCTTTTAACCTTGAACTAATGAGGCAATAAGCCTCAATTACATAAATGTCATATATGCTCTAGACTAGTAATTTAGTGATTTGTATATTGATAATTGTTCAGCTTACAGAGGTACAAAAGATGCAATAAATCTTAAACTTAGCTAATGAAATCTTACAGCCTTTACAAAAAATGGTTTGAGAAACTTCCTCATAACATTTGATAAAAAGGCAATATCAAGTGTGTTGCAAAATGTTTCATCGAGTCACCCAAAGGATGTGTGACACACACCATGTAGTGGGTTGTTAATTGCAAGAATTTGTTCAATTGATCATTACAAATATACGTAAGACTTTCTTTATTGGACATCAAATTTTGCAACTTCATAATGATTACGTCACAAGTAATGCCTCACATCTTATAAATCctttctttgaatattttacaTGCCTATGAAATAAGATAAGTCAAGACACATCATCTCAAATATCTTAGAGACCAAAAAGGGTTTGGAAAAGAAAGATGCTTCTTTAAGAATGGTTTTAAGAAGGTTATAATGTCAACATAGAAGGACATTAACAACTCCGAGTGTGAATAGGAGAACTTGACGAACAATAACCTATGTCACATGGTTGGTACATCATTTAACATGTCAATAGACAAATCAACATTTCTTATCTCAGTCGCACGACAAACACCATAAAAATTTATCACACCATGGAACATGTAAAATTTATGTTGAAAGCTCACAATGCCTAccaatttgaaaagttttctaaCATGGACCCCTTATTGATGGAATAAATGCAAAATGCTTCAAATTATTGGTGAAAAGGAACCCATACCAACCCTACCAACCCTACCAACACCACGTCTCCCACCACTCCTTCCACAAATTACACCTTTTACCCAAACGCACAAACATTTGTCCTAACATAGACTCAATTGGAACATTATTCAGCCTCACTCACATAAGTCCAAACATACACCCAAACCAAATAACAACCAACATAATCCTTGCCTTTGTTGGAATCTTTTTTTACCTTCGACAAGTATATTGAGTCAGCTGTAGTACAAAACAAGTGTCGTATCCACAAAGACTTATATAGAACTTTAAGAAACTTAAATTTGTTATGACTTGCTATGAAACAATATTGAAGGTGTTGTTGTAAATGATTTAAACAAAGTAAAACAAGATgtaaaataatcaatatatgAATGCATATTATGATTGGGTTTCATCTATCTTCTTCAATTGTACTTTTACTGATTCAATATATATCAATGTAGTTATCTAGTGTCATTGAAAGTTCTTAGCTAATTCTAAATCAATCCCCTGAATTTAGAACCTATGGATCTCAGTCAAAGCATTGATTCCTCAATCACCAATGAGTTAATCCTTGCTTTAAGTGTAGGAATTTTAACTcaactaaaacatttaaatcTATTCCTAGTATTCAAACGCGTTAGATGACTTGGTTGGACCTTagattcaaaattaatttcctAACTCAATCTAAATCAATTATATAAGATGAGTTATCAATTATCCAGACATTAAAGCATAAACCAAATCATTAACACatgaataataacaataataacaatgataTGTAGAAAATAATAGCAATACATAGAATTAGGGTAAATTGCATCCAACCTCAATACAAGAGAGTTTAGTTACTCATGTTGATGATTCTTGCTATAAGCATATAGTGTGATTGCCTCTCACTTATaactatattaaaatgttaCAATGAATACAAATAGAAATcctaagaaaaatatttaaaggaaGAACTCTTAAAACTATAGTAACACtatatttgtatagaaattaagATTGACTCTCAACTTTAGTCTTTAGTAGAGGTTTTCTCATATGCAAGGTTTTCTTCTTAATCAAGCTTCTATTGTGGTGTTCCAACtaaggatgtcaaaaaaatatgTACCCATGGGTATCTGCAGATAAAATCCACAACGGGtaggaaataaatattgtaaatggatactcGCGGGTAATGAGTACGGGTATTTTTAATACGCATATGTTAACGagacgggtacgggtatcataatatttgtacccgtggatatccgtactcgctatactttaatttaaataaaaaaaacatgattaaaatattaacgtattgattttgaatgagttattttttatcaattagttttaaaaaaaaatatatttctttgtaaattgtcattcaacactatttaaatgagttatttggactttttttgaaatttatgaatgttatatatggtattttatttgaatttatgactaaaatatgttgttaaatatttatttttatttttttgtaaatacctgcgggtacccgtggatatccgtggATACTAAAAAATTATACGGATACCCGTATAACGGATACCCGATGGATATAGATACGGGTACGGGGCAGATATTTATTCAacaggtagggtacgggggagctattACTCATACCCTATTCGcctcgttgacatccctagttccAACATTATAAGAGCAAACATGTGTTAGACAACTGTTGACAAGATGATGCATGTTAAAAAACTTGAACATCTATTAGATGTTGCATGGTCATACCCACAAGGTGAGGCTTTACACCTTGCTTGGTGGAGTGAGCCTTAGAACCTTCCAAGTATTTTCTTGTGTGGAAGAGTAAGAATAAGAGAGACACATGGTGGAGAGAGAGGGGAGATTTGGTAGGAACATAAGACCTGCATTTTGATATGTTGTCACCCTTTTTAGAAGGATAATTCAAGCACAAACTAGCACCATGGTATAGTACTGGTTTCTGCTTGGGACAGAGGGAAATAACACGCCGAGATTACAAATTTTGTCTCATTTAAAGGGTAGAGGTAAACCTATATTAGGTAAAATATAAGGTGTCATGTCCATAACATTCTTCTTTTCACTCATTCCTTCATCTtgtttttttcatgttctaagAGTTCTTATGAGAAGTGAGAGCTTGAAGAAGTCTTGGAGGGAGAGTATCCAACCAGTAGCAACCTAATATTCTTAGAGGACAAATTCAGGTAGGGGAAAGTAACTTTACCTTTCTTATGTTTACGTGTAAGTATGTGTTGCATGGTTATATGCTTTGAGAATGAACTTCATGGTGTGTTTATATTATCTTTCATTTATCTACATACCATTGTGATGGATGAGATGTGAAATGTTGAATATACATGCATTTGTGTGTTTCGGGCAAGGAATAAGAATGTGGCTAGGTTGAGTAGTGTTGAGACTTGGACTGGTCAAAATCTACTAAATGAAAGGTTGAGTAGATCTTAGGCATGGATTTGTCAACATTTGTTGTATGAGTTAAGTAGAGCCCAAACCAAGACCTTATCAAAATCTACTGAAAACCTTGCCTAAGATGCACATGAGATTGTTTTGCTGACCTCAGGGGTGGAGTATCACCTTATATGTGTTATGCATTAGGATGTGCATTATCTAGGAGTGTGGTAAGGTGAGACCATCCAAACTCTATTAAGTACTCAACTCATGTAGAAGAAGGTACTTAATGAGTGAGAGTTGATAGATGTCACTTATGGTCAAGGTTGGGCAATTCTCGAGAGAGCTTTGTGTGTGACCATGAAgggattaatatatatatatatatatatatatatatatatatatatatatgtatatatatgtatatgtatatgtatacatatacatgtatgcatatacatatatgtatatgtatatatatgtatatgtatatgtatatgtatatatatgtatatgtatatgcatacatatatatatatatatatatatattatgtatatgatatttaaaatttaattagtttatcCTTGTATCTGTATTTTGAACTACTATGATCGTATGTGATATAAAAGTAAATGGTGTTAGAAGTGGTAAGATTAGGAATCATGAGTGATGAGGATATACTTTTTGTATATAgacatttgtatatattattttttggattatgttttagttttgtgtaatatattttataacaaatattaatgtATGGTTATGTGtgtatattactattattaattattagtatatgtatattaaatctaggttttatgaatataaaaattaagtagGCAAAAATATAACTTGTCTACTCTTCCtacaaaattgatattatttgtcataatagaaaagtgaaatatttttaagacaaataatattttgtatgatAAGAGATGGGCATAAATCTAAAAGTCATGTTTAATACAACCATTTACATATATTGTGAAACAAAGATTAATATGAAGTCCAACATAATACAATACACCAAGTTATAAAGTCTtacacaaaaattttaaattttggacAAAGAATTATATGCATATTGAGACAAGATAAAGTTTGTTAACAAAATGCATACAAAGATTAATCGCGATCCCTTGAAGTTTTAGAAAAACgatgcaaaacaaaaataagtaccTCGATTGTATACTTGAAGTGCTCCTAGATGCATAACTATCAtgtaaaaatgttaaaagttacaaaatcaaccaataaaatatcccaaataattttaaatatcattagAGTTTGTATGCTTAATATGATTTTAcctaaaaatagataaaaattatagaaaagaaATTGTCCTTAGTACtttcaataattttgatttagtcatagttttgtcttttatattttgcaaaatttacaattttagtctctaattatttcttcaactttaatcctttaatttttttaattttctaaaattttagtcttaaaatttttttgtaCACGATTTTAATATTCTAACTTTATTCaacttttagttaaaaaatcatattaagtcgtttttaaattacattagaTGATTAATATTTGTCATTGTTATTCTTTTCAACGGTGTTGTAAAtttctctctattcttcctaTTGCGTGTTGTTTCAAAGTAGTAAAAGTATTCCAATAATTGGggctaaaattataaataataaataaattgttaattttgtaaaataatgtaACTAAAGCTGTAATTAAatctttaatataaatactTGTTTATAATTGGATTTccgtattaaattattttataatttagaagaaaaaaaatatttatgcttataagttttgtgtttaaataatataaaactctGACTTTAAACACAAGAAATATCGTAATTGTGGGACTCTGTGGACCGTTACAGTACACTTCCGTGACTCCAAATGTCAGTCTCTTTACAACTACGCGTCTCCTTTGTCCGTACTCATTCCTCTCTCTCTATGCCCACTCTCCCTTCACACGCGTTGGATCCACGCTCCcctatcaaaatttatataattgtcatgtgtcaaaaGTCAAATGTGAACACGCCCTCGttacttttgaaaataaaaataaatgagaagTATAAGAAAAAGAGGAGACACGGGTAATGTAAtgagtaaaattaaatatttaattatttagcaGGCTAAAAATaagtgataaaaagaaagaaagtataTATAGAAAGATGGATAACAATAAAATTAGTATatgctatttttatttaattgctttctcttcttctttttttccttttatccaacaaaataaaattcatttcctcctttatttttcaaacaaagCTAAAGTGATATCAATAAACTCTCAATAGAATCACGTATTTTtgtttgcctatttttttcttaaattatttggCTTATTACTAATTTCATTTGTGATTGTATGATTTTCGTTTACTCGATAATTTTTACATTTGACATACACGATACCTAAAGGCTACCTCAGTTcattaagttaatataaatgtaataatgtTAAAAGCTCATTAAAGAtgctaattataaaaattggaaaattaaattacaaaattatttatatataatagtcAAAGCACATAAATGAATTTAGATTCttggttgaattttttgtaTTGTTCTTCTATTGTGTCTTTATAATACActgattatcactaattttaacgcaaaagaaaaaaacagtaaaaaatcTGAACTCCACTTTTAACCAACAAGCAATTTTACCGTCCTAAAACACTACCTGACAATTAAACACTTAAGCATCTAAagtaatataaaagaatattgtGACGATATCTAATAAAAGAATACATGTAgatcttcaaatattttcattagttTAAAAACAGTATGAAAGATTTTGTTCATCATATGTTATATTACGGATTCAAATTGTGTAATCCGTATACGTTAGGTTAAGTCAGTTGTTTTACATATATGTGTAATGTAAATATTGCAAACTTGTTAGAGAATATTTGTGTGATCTTATTAAATACTAACACGAATACCAAAGCTTTTTATGGCATAAGAGTGTCTACCTTgagagaatataaaaaatattctttataaacaaaactattattttaatacaaacTTCACAAATACGGCTTCATGTTACATCAATCaggataaaaatatcattttaatttaaaaaaattaatgtttgtaaaatttatattaatatgctgttttatttataactaattttttgcaaaagaaaattgagatGATGTAAGtaagaatattatttattacgCATTAAGTTACATAAGGATTTTATCATTGTGtcttgttttattataatggattatgttatattatttttgtttttttttaagttttgcatagttttataaactttatataatttttttaagtaaatttcaaTTTGCAATAGTAAAATAAGacttagtcattatatatattatgctaAATAGACATaggttaaatttttaaactacaagaatgagtttttttaagtttttgttaattcattaaaaaaaactttatcaaTTGTTATTATCCcaagtaaatttgaaaatgaaattttcaaactctttttaaaataatggtataagatttaatttttctattctcATAATGTCACAATAAATATTGTTGTTGAAGAGAATCATCTTTCATCTTTCGCAAGAGATGATTCTGACAATGTTAAAAGCTAACTTAATCCAAACACTTGTGCacagaagtaattaatataatttcttatttaaaaaaacaaaattcacatTATACCCTTTATCAAGGAGACTCACTataaattgtgaaataatagaaagtccaacttattttatttctatcctttTGGGATACCATGCTTCATACTTATAGAGTATATAATGAATAAACTGTGCTTAAATATTCTGAAACGTATAGAGtatataattctaaaaaaaaaaaaatctatggttgaagaaacaatttaTATTCAATTACCACAAGTCTAAtacaaataatcaaaataagaCAAATATCTTGATTTTGACATGTAAATACAACTAcgaaatacattaaaaaaaaaaaaaaccaacaaacatatatagaaaaacaattaattattatcatgTGTATGTGGATTACATGTATACATACCTTAATTCACATTTTTCATTTATGTGAAATGCAAGTTTCTGTTAGTTAtggataaattaattttcatatgtgaataaatttcttttttataattgatcAATGGAAATATGATTTATGCATAGTTGATTGTGCCAATGTAAGATTTATACCGATATAACATTTTCAGttatgctgttttttttttttttagtttcaagtTTAACACCCTTGAATACCTAATTATTTTATACTCTAGACAATGTATCTTTTGGTAATCATCCCGAAATAGATAGTTGTATTTTATACtcatcacatttttattttatttttatatgcccatatgttttaaataaattatatattaagatattattatattttagttcaaACAATACATACAgataaattagaaaagaaaaataaaaaaatacattagtaTCTATCGTTAAATGTGTAGCTTTAacttgtatttaattattttataatttaaatatctaactatcaaaataattaatctatattttaaaattgtaagaacaatattatatatatatatatatatatatatatatatatatatatatatatatatatatatatatatatatatgtatataacaCCGATGAGGTGGCTATATATACGAATTTGGACAGgtaattatatattgatatcCACTCacattaagaaaacaaaaacaaaacggTCGATTGAGTTGGTTGTGATGCTTTCAATGAGTGATGCCGGGAAAAGATGAACCTAAGATTATTTAAATGCTTTCGTACGAGTAATGTccgaaaaagatgaaaatagtaatattaaaataattttgtataaaataggaaaataaaGTATATTTACTAAATACAGATCtatttataaataacaaaattcttTCTTAAAAAACTACCATCACCTCTGTAAAGTTCTGaagtatttcatatttttttaattactttaaattatcaaaaaataataacataaatataaatgttgttctatttaaataatagcgttatttttttccttgaaaagataagataaattaattttacagcTTCAGCGTGCGGTGGAGGTGTGCAAGCTGGCTCGCACTGTTGTGCGGTTTCTGCAGTTGGATGAGTTTGCACGCGGCACCGCCAATCGCCGTGTTGCGGAGCATCATTGTTCTCTATTTTTAATCgatcatttatatattcttcTCATCTTtctaaaatcatttataatataaatacaaatttattaaacatttataaaaatttaatttaagtattttgttatataaatttagataatagtattttatttaaacatatatttaatttacttatatattctcttaataaaatatattttattatatacttgttacaaataatatatatttaatttgtaaaagcataattattatatgttaataattacataaaacaaACAatcttttcatttaaaaaaattaagtaatttagaaatttagatattctaatgaaatttcaattatttttttttgtaaagaaCTAGAAATGACATAGTAGAAATGatagtgatttaaaaatagtgagactcaacTACTGTAgtattaaaaagttttagtataaatataattgttataaaagtgtttcattattttaaaatacactatctctctagaaaccagtTGTCTAGAGTTTTCTGACTTCTCTTTTAGAGTTCTTCCTCTTTGGTTGTCTGATTGAAGAATtaagaccgtaggattgatcatCGTGGCGAACTCTTCAATTTGGACTGATCAGTCTCTTTGTTCGCGTAAGTTAAGTTTCAACCCTTTTTCTTGGTCTATGTTTTCTGCTGAATGTGAGTCATCTTCCATTTGCATTCGTCCTTTTAATCATTTgtatgagtttttgctaatcaATGATCATAACAATATGTCTTGATagttcttgtgatgtttttatgtgtagatagagcatcctgtaaAGTTAGTTGTGTTTGACGTTTTTATAGCTGTTTAAGCtggataacagg encodes the following:
- the LOC114168988 gene encoding auxin-responsive protein SAUR71-like, which codes for MKQLIRKLSRVGDSSQYTLLRSDSRRPRRAGSLRRHVGVPVGHVPVYVGEEMERFVVSAELLNHPVFVKLLNRSAQEYGYEQKGVLRIPCHVIVFQRVLEALRLGRNSLQDIHDLLTSSQEFS